Below is a window of Rhodopseudomonas sp. P2A-2r DNA.
GGGCGAGTTGCACCGAGCCGCCGGTCAGGAATACGGCGTCGATATCGTCCGGTCCCAGCCCCGCCTGGTCGAGACAGATTTTTATGCGCGCGGTGATACGGTCGGCGAGCGGCTGGGTGTGCCCCACCAGATCCTTGCGGGCCACACCGGCGGCCAGCCCCGGCTCGATCCATTCCAGCGCGATGCGGGTCTTCTGCGCCTCCGACAGGCCGATCTTGGCCTCCTCGATTTCCATCGCCAGCGTGTGGCCGCGCTGCTCGTCGAGCACGCGCACCAGACGATCGAGCAGCTCCGGCTGCTTTGCCTCGTAGCGGACCTGGCGCACCTCGCTCATCACCTTCTGCTCGTACATGCGGTTGATGTTCGACCAGGTGGCGAGATCGTGGAAATAGCCCGAGGGCACGTCGAGGCCGGCGCGCTTCATCGCCGTGCGGTAGCCGAGCAGCGGCATGATCACGCCGAGGCTGAGCTGGCGGTCGAAATCGGTACCGCCGATGCGCACGCCGTCGTTGGCGAGAATGTCGTCCTTGCGCTCGGCATGGCGATGCCGCTGCGGGCTGAGCCGCACGATGGAGAAATCCGAGGTGCCGCCGCCGATGTCGGCGATCAGCGCGATCTCTTCCTGCGCAATGGTGCGCTCGTAATCCAGCGCGGCCGCGATCGGCTCGAACTGGAAGGTGACTTCGTCGAAGCCGATGTCGGAGGCAATATCGCGTAAGGTCGCCTCGGCCTTGCGGTCCTGCTCCGGCGCGTTGTCGACGAAAAACACCGGGCGGCCATGCACCACGTTGCGCAACTCGCTGCCGGTGGCGAACTCGGCGCGGCGTTTCACCGCGGCGAGATAATAAGCGATGATGTCGCGAAAGCTGGTGCGCTCGCGGC
It encodes the following:
- a CDS encoding Hsp70 family protein — encoded protein: MSTCGLDFGTSNTTLGTVVDGVPVLTALEGSHTTIPSAIFYEVDGAVLIGRKAIESYVEGAPGRLMRSLKSVLGTSLIEETTRTGRERTSFRDIIAYYLAAVKRRAEFATGSELRNVVHGRPVFFVDNAPEQDRKAEATLRDIASDIGFDEVTFQFEPIAAALDYERTIAQEEIALIADIGGGTSDFSIVRLSPQRHRHAERKDDILANDGVRIGGTDFDRQLSLGVIMPLLGYRTAMKRAGLDVPSGYFHDLATWSNINRMYEQKVMSEVRQVRYEAKQPELLDRLVRVLDEQRGHTLAMEIEEAKIGLSEAQKTRIALEWIEPGLAAGVARKDLVGHTQPLADRITARIKICLDQAGLGPDDIDAVFLTGGSVQLAHVRKAIISAVPSARAIDGDTFGAVGKGLTIEAVRRYGSLG